A window of Parasynechococcus marenigrum WH 8102 contains these coding sequences:
- a CDS encoding helix-turn-helix domain-containing protein, which translates to MAPRRLSESEKQDLVGRYKAGESTVALAEVFGCSPNTVTRTVKALLPPEAYAALKASRLKTGTVTPVAEAAPVAVATADAVQASAAEQDEDNAETVATLALDDADDFGEDTDPAHEEEGVAADDNSEASQTFTELVPLVGVANLSDLLPVEVQPLQAGSLPNSVYMLVDKVVELDARPLRDFPELAHLEESELDRQGLFLYGNPRAAKRQCGRSQRVIKVPDTAVFERTSPYLLARGITRLVMDGSLIALDAAAQG; encoded by the coding sequence ATGGCCCCACGTCGTCTTAGCGAAAGCGAGAAGCAGGACCTGGTGGGTCGCTACAAGGCTGGAGAGTCCACTGTTGCCCTGGCGGAGGTCTTCGGTTGCAGCCCAAACACCGTGACTCGCACGGTGAAGGCGCTGCTGCCCCCAGAGGCCTACGCCGCTCTCAAGGCCAGTCGCCTGAAGACCGGAACAGTGACGCCAGTCGCGGAGGCTGCTCCTGTGGCAGTGGCAACAGCTGATGCGGTGCAAGCGAGTGCCGCCGAGCAGGATGAAGACAACGCTGAAACGGTTGCAACCCTGGCGTTGGACGATGCCGACGACTTCGGTGAGGACACGGATCCAGCCCATGAGGAGGAAGGGGTTGCCGCTGACGACAACTCCGAAGCGAGCCAGACCTTCACAGAACTTGTGCCTTTGGTGGGGGTGGCTAATCTCAGTGATCTGCTTCCAGTGGAGGTGCAGCCGCTGCAGGCAGGCTCTCTGCCGAACAGCGTTTACATGCTTGTGGACAAGGTGGTGGAGCTCGATGCCCGCCCGCTGCGAGATTTCCCAGAACTTGCTCATCTCGAGGAGTCCGAGCTTGATCGGCAGGGCCTGTTTCTTTATGGCAATCCTCGAGCTGCCAAACGCCAGTGCGGTCGCAGTCAGCGGGTGATCAAAGTTCCTGACACGGCAGTCTTTGAACGCACGAGTCCCTACCTGTTGGCTCGCGGGATTACCCGTCTCGTCATGGATGGGAGCCTGATCGCGCTGGATGCAGCGGCGCAGGGCTGA
- a CDS encoding polyribonucleotide nucleotidyltransferase, protein MQGQTQSISFDGREIRLTTGRFAPQAGGSVLVECGDTAVLVTATRSGGREGIDFLPLICDYEERLYAAGRIPGSYQRREGRPPERATLTARLIDRPMRPLFPAWLRDDLQVVATCLSLDERVPADVLAVTGASIATLLAGIPFNGPMAAVRVGLLGDDFVLNPSYREIERGDLDLIVAGTPDGVVMVEAGGNQLPEQDVIEAIDFGYEAICELIKAQEQLLKDLGIEQVKPETPTQDTTVPAYLEKQCTKAISEVLKKFDQTKDERDKALDAIKAEAAEAIAGLKEDDAIRVATASNSKLLGNSFKALTKTLMRQQILKDGKRVDGRALDEVRAISALAGVLPRRVHGSGLFQRGLTQVLSTATLGTPSDAQEMDDLHPSTEKLYLHHYNFPPYSVGETRPMRSPGRREIGHGALAERAILPVLPAKDTFPYVVRVVSEVLSSNGSTSMGSVCGSTLSLMDAGVPLKAPVSGAAMGLIKEGDDIRILTDIQGIEDFLGDMDFKVAGSEKGITALQMDMKITGLPVKTIAEAINQARPARLHILEKMLEAIDTPREGLSPHAPRLLSFRIDPELIGTVIGPGGRTIKGITERTNTKIDIEDSGIVTIASHDGAAADEAQKIIEGLTRKVNEGEVFSGSITRIIPIGAFVEILPGKEGMIHISQLSEARVEKVEDVVKVGDEVTVRVREIDNRGRINLTLRGVPQSGDGAGEEPQPTPVAPLS, encoded by the coding sequence GTGCAAGGACAAACCCAGTCGATCTCCTTTGATGGACGCGAGATTCGACTGACCACCGGACGTTTTGCCCCCCAGGCGGGCGGATCCGTTCTTGTTGAATGCGGAGACACCGCCGTGCTGGTGACCGCCACCCGCTCCGGCGGACGGGAGGGCATCGATTTTCTGCCTCTGATCTGCGATTACGAGGAGAGGCTCTACGCCGCTGGTCGGATCCCCGGCAGCTACCAGCGGCGTGAGGGTCGTCCCCCCGAGCGGGCCACCCTCACCGCCCGTCTGATCGACCGGCCGATGCGGCCCCTGTTCCCAGCTTGGCTGCGGGACGACCTTCAGGTGGTCGCCACCTGTCTGTCCCTGGACGAACGTGTCCCGGCGGATGTGCTTGCCGTGACCGGTGCCTCCATCGCCACGCTGCTGGCGGGCATTCCCTTCAATGGTCCGATGGCGGCCGTGCGGGTGGGCCTGCTCGGCGATGACTTCGTGCTCAACCCGAGTTATCGCGAAATTGAACGCGGTGATCTCGATCTGATCGTCGCCGGCACCCCGGATGGTGTGGTGATGGTGGAGGCTGGTGGCAACCAGCTACCCGAACAGGATGTGATCGAAGCGATCGACTTCGGTTACGAAGCGATCTGCGAATTGATCAAAGCCCAGGAGCAACTGCTGAAGGATCTGGGCATCGAACAGGTGAAGCCGGAGACCCCCACGCAGGACACCACAGTGCCGGCTTACCTGGAGAAGCAGTGCACCAAGGCGATCAGCGAGGTGCTCAAGAAATTCGACCAGACCAAGGATGAGCGCGACAAGGCCCTTGATGCCATCAAGGCGGAAGCCGCTGAAGCCATCGCCGGCCTGAAGGAGGACGATGCCATCCGTGTGGCCACCGCCTCCAATTCGAAGCTGCTCGGTAACAGCTTCAAGGCGCTGACCAAAACCCTGATGCGCCAGCAGATCCTCAAAGACGGCAAGCGAGTAGACGGTCGCGCCCTGGATGAGGTGCGGGCCATCAGTGCCTTGGCTGGGGTCCTCCCTCGACGGGTCCATGGTTCCGGCCTATTCCAGCGTGGTCTCACCCAGGTGCTCTCCACCGCCACCCTGGGCACACCCAGCGATGCCCAGGAGATGGATGACCTCCATCCCAGCACCGAGAAGCTGTACCTGCACCACTACAACTTCCCGCCTTATTCCGTCGGCGAAACCCGACCGATGCGCTCCCCAGGACGCCGCGAAATTGGTCATGGCGCCTTGGCCGAACGGGCCATCCTGCCGGTGCTTCCCGCCAAGGACACCTTCCCTTACGTGGTGCGGGTGGTGAGTGAAGTACTCAGTTCCAACGGCTCTACCTCGATGGGCTCCGTCTGCGGCAGCACCCTGTCGCTGATGGATGCCGGAGTCCCCCTCAAGGCACCAGTGAGCGGTGCGGCCATGGGCTTGATCAAGGAGGGCGATGACATCCGCATCCTCACGGACATCCAGGGAATCGAAGATTTCCTCGGCGACATGGATTTCAAAGTCGCAGGCAGCGAGAAGGGCATCACGGCCCTGCAGATGGACATGAAGATCACCGGTCTGCCGGTGAAGACGATCGCCGAGGCGATCAACCAGGCCCGTCCAGCCCGTCTGCACATCCTTGAAAAGATGCTGGAGGCGATCGACACACCACGCGAAGGCCTGTCCCCCCATGCCCCGCGCCTGCTGAGCTTCCGGATCGATCCCGAGCTGATTGGCACGGTGATCGGTCCCGGTGGCCGCACGATCAAAGGCATCACCGAGCGCACCAACACCAAGATCGACATCGAGGACAGCGGAATCGTCACCATCGCCTCCCATGACGGTGCGGCGGCTGATGAAGCTCAGAAGATCATCGAAGGCCTCACCCGCAAGGTGAATGAAGGCGAGGTGTTCTCAGGATCGATCACCCGGATCATCCCCATCGGTGCCTTCGTCGAGATCCTGCCTGGCAAGGAAGGCATGATCCACATTTCTCAACTCTCCGAAGCCAGGGTGGAGAAGGTGGAGGACGTCGTGAAGGTGGGTGACGAGGTCACCGTGCGTGTTCGGGAAATCGACAACCGCGGCCGGATCAACCTCACCCTGCGGGGCGTGCCCCAGAGCGGCGACGGTGCCGGGGAGGAGCCTCAGCCCACCCCTGTGGCACCGCTGAGCTGA
- the bsmB gene encoding dimethylglycine N-methyltransferase, whose protein sequence is MGTTNGCAADSVAATYYDSQDADQFYEQVWGGEDIHIGLYATPDEAIATASDRTVHALLDLADPLPQGGCVVDLGAGYGGASRRLARWSERPVHAINISAVENDRHRRLNVDAGLEQQITVHDASFEQVPMADASADLVWSQDAILHAGDRAKVLAEVSRLLKPGGCFVFTDPMAADGVEMGLLQPILDRIHLPDLASPSRYKAWGEAVGLTMEVWDERTEMLVRHYDRVRQDTRLRRAELETSISSGYLDRMDVGLGHWVDGGQQGRLSWGLMRLRKPG, encoded by the coding sequence ATGGGCACGACGAACGGCTGTGCGGCGGATTCCGTTGCGGCGACCTACTACGACAGTCAGGACGCTGATCAGTTTTACGAACAGGTTTGGGGTGGGGAGGATATTCATATCGGTTTGTATGCAACGCCGGATGAGGCCATCGCAACGGCCAGTGACCGCACGGTGCATGCCCTGCTTGATCTGGCCGATCCTCTACCTCAAGGAGGATGTGTGGTGGATCTTGGGGCGGGCTACGGCGGAGCATCCCGGCGCCTTGCTCGCTGGAGTGAGCGACCGGTTCATGCCATCAACATCTCGGCCGTTGAGAACGATCGCCATCGTCGACTGAATGTTGATGCCGGTTTGGAGCAGCAGATCACGGTGCACGATGCCTCGTTTGAGCAGGTGCCTATGGCCGATGCCAGTGCAGACCTGGTGTGGAGTCAGGATGCAATCCTGCATGCCGGCGATCGAGCCAAGGTGTTGGCCGAGGTGTCCCGCCTGCTGAAGCCCGGGGGATGTTTTGTGTTCACCGACCCGATGGCGGCCGATGGTGTGGAGATGGGATTGCTGCAGCCGATCCTCGACCGCATTCACCTCCCCGACCTTGCCTCACCGAGTCGTTACAAGGCCTGGGGAGAGGCGGTTGGCCTGACGATGGAGGTTTGGGATGAACGCACCGAGATGCTGGTGCGTCACTACGACCGGGTCCGGCAGGACACTCGGTTACGCCGTGCAGAGCTGGAAACCAGCATCAGTTCCGGTTATCTCGACCGGATGGACGTGGGCCTTGGCCACTGGGTGGACGGTGGCCAGCAGGGACGCCTCAGCTGGGGACTGATGCGGTTGCGCAAGCCTGGTTGA
- a CDS encoding prohibitin family protein, with protein MQTPRPINDPSTGLVGLVAILLSVLLLLGQSLFIVPAGQVAVVTTLGKVSGGSRLPGLNFKIPLVQAVSPFDVRTQVRPEEFATLTKDLQVIEATATVKYAVRPNEAGRIYRTIASADREIYPRIIQPSLLKALKSVFSQYELVTIATEWNDISSLVERTVAEELDKFDYVEVRGLDLTGLQIAEEYRAAIEQKQIAEQQLLRAQTEVKIAEQEAIRYDTLNRSLDDQVLFKLFLDKWDGRTEVVPALPGTPGGTPPVIVGRKN; from the coding sequence ATGCAGACCCCTCGTCCGATCAACGATCCCTCCACTGGTTTGGTGGGATTGGTTGCCATCCTGCTGAGCGTGCTGCTGCTGCTGGGTCAGTCCTTGTTCATCGTTCCTGCCGGACAGGTGGCCGTGGTCACCACCCTGGGCAAGGTGAGTGGAGGCTCACGTCTGCCGGGCCTGAATTTCAAGATCCCCCTTGTCCAGGCGGTCTCTCCCTTCGATGTCCGCACGCAGGTGAGGCCCGAGGAATTCGCCACGCTGACGAAAGACCTTCAGGTGATTGAGGCCACCGCGACCGTGAAATACGCCGTCCGCCCCAACGAAGCCGGACGCATCTACCGCACCATCGCCAGCGCCGATCGCGAGATTTATCCGCGCATCATTCAGCCCTCCCTGTTGAAGGCTCTCAAGTCGGTGTTCTCGCAGTACGAGCTGGTGACCATCGCCACCGAATGGAACGACATCTCCTCACTGGTGGAGCGCACAGTGGCCGAGGAACTCGACAAATTTGACTATGTGGAGGTGCGCGGCCTCGACCTCACCGGCCTGCAGATTGCTGAGGAGTACCGAGCAGCCATTGAGCAAAAACAGATTGCCGAACAACAGCTGCTGAGGGCTCAGACTGAAGTGAAGATCGCCGAGCAAGAAGCCATCCGCTACGACACCCTTAATCGCAGCCTGGACGACCAGGTGCTGTTCAAGCTGTTTCTTGACAAGTGGGATGGCCGCACAGAGGTGGTTCCGGCACTGCCTGGCACACCAGGGGGCACACCTCCGGTCATCGTGGGCCGGAAGAACTGA
- a CDS encoding 3'(2'),5'-bisphosphate nucleotidase CysQ family protein — translation MMPSPAVLPAGVNQDVLLSELRRLSWGAADILRAYARGEQPPHGFPKALSVDDGGEGPVSAADLAVNQWLLDGLSAAFPKADWTLLSEETAKEQLTEGQPLQAEWLWILDPLDGTKDFLQGTGEYAVHLALVRGQRPVLGVVLLPEADELWIGIVGEGAWCEDRQGERSPVRFSDRTAVSDLILVASRSHRDDRLVKLIDALALGGSKAVGSVGYKVATILRGETDLYVSLSGRSAPKDWDMAAPEAVLLAAGGRFTHADQTDLAYNTGDVRQAGCLIASHGKAHAELGERATRAMAEIDPGFQV, via the coding sequence ATGATGCCAAGCCCTGCCGTCCTGCCTGCCGGCGTCAACCAGGACGTTCTGTTGTCAGAACTCCGTCGCCTCAGCTGGGGGGCTGCCGACATCCTCAGGGCCTATGCCCGCGGCGAGCAACCGCCCCATGGCTTCCCCAAGGCTCTCAGCGTCGACGATGGCGGTGAAGGCCCTGTTTCTGCTGCTGATCTGGCCGTGAACCAATGGCTGCTGGATGGCTTGTCAGCTGCGTTTCCCAAGGCTGACTGGACCCTGCTCAGTGAAGAAACGGCCAAGGAGCAGCTCACGGAAGGCCAACCGCTGCAGGCGGAGTGGCTCTGGATCCTGGATCCCTTGGACGGCACCAAGGATTTCCTCCAGGGCACTGGCGAATACGCCGTTCATCTGGCACTGGTGCGGGGGCAACGTCCCGTGCTAGGGGTGGTGCTGCTGCCGGAAGCCGACGAACTCTGGATCGGCATCGTCGGCGAGGGCGCCTGGTGCGAGGACCGTCAGGGTGAGCGCTCGCCCGTTCGCTTCAGCGATAGAACCGCTGTTTCGGATCTGATCCTGGTGGCCAGTCGCAGCCACCGCGACGACCGTCTGGTGAAGCTGATTGACGCTCTCGCGCTTGGAGGTTCCAAGGCGGTGGGCAGCGTTGGCTACAAGGTCGCCACCATCCTGCGGGGCGAAACTGATCTCTACGTCTCCCTGTCCGGACGCAGTGCCCCCAAGGATTGGGACATGGCGGCCCCTGAGGCCGTGTTGCTGGCGGCCGGTGGACGCTTCACGCATGCTGATCAGACGGACCTCGCTTACAACACTGGCGATGTGCGTCAGGCCGGTTGCCTGATCGCCAGCCATGGAAAAGCCCACGCCGAGCTCGGAGAGCGTGCGACGCGGGCGATGGCCGAGATCGATCCCGGCTTTCAGGTTTGA
- a CDS encoding M10 family metallopeptidase C-terminal domain-containing protein — protein sequence MAYKTAIEVPRSGNAWIDGLTDGYRWGTTATDPAVGTTFISDTFDLPGGEFGGYPSWGWSDQERQLMEGAMEEISAVCSLQFDDRGDDNDDGVEIWYYNLDQRQSEGSYGFAYTPGTDSDEGLVAINWSTYQNADGSFKNSIASGSFYGITFLHELSHAVGLKHPHDRGLFGQPRFPGLTHRSNEFRDKGDFDQNAHPFTQLTYVDKGARNGMVPRSIEAYGFLQTLGALDIAALQWMYGINPDAASGDDTYTLPLENREGTGWRAIWDTGGVDRITAGGATAPVTIDLRNATLGDDVNAGGYVSRAEDVFGGFTIAHDWYGRNVGQSAGLCVIEIAIGGKGDDVLIGNRADNLLKGKKGADVLVAGGGDGNRVTGGKGRDQFWISAQHGALVKVTDFNPRKDRLVFDVDVSAVTLDSVGNGSQVLIDGRVVAQLLGVSVRNLDLERHALFSGFEGL from the coding sequence TTGGCCTACAAAACTGCAATCGAAGTACCTCGTTCCGGCAATGCCTGGATTGATGGTCTGACGGACGGCTACCGCTGGGGCACCACAGCGACCGACCCTGCTGTCGGCACCACCTTCATTAGCGATACATTTGATCTTCCTGGTGGTGAGTTCGGGGGCTACCCCTCCTGGGGTTGGAGTGATCAAGAACGCCAGCTCATGGAGGGTGCCATGGAGGAAATCTCTGCGGTGTGTTCTCTTCAGTTCGACGACCGCGGAGATGACAATGACGATGGGGTGGAGATCTGGTACTACAACCTCGATCAACGTCAGTCAGAGGGCAGCTATGGCTTCGCCTACACCCCCGGCACCGACTCTGATGAAGGGTTGGTTGCCATCAATTGGTCGACCTACCAGAACGCTGATGGCAGCTTCAAGAATTCGATTGCCTCCGGCAGCTTTTACGGCATTACGTTTTTGCATGAGCTCAGTCATGCCGTTGGCCTCAAGCATCCCCATGACAGGGGACTGTTCGGTCAACCCCGTTTCCCTGGTTTGACGCACAGGTCGAATGAATTTCGCGACAAAGGCGATTTCGACCAGAACGCCCACCCCTTCACACAGCTCACCTACGTCGATAAGGGAGCTCGTAATGGAATGGTTCCACGTTCAATCGAAGCCTATGGCTTCTTACAAACGCTTGGTGCACTGGACATTGCTGCATTGCAATGGATGTACGGAATTAATCCTGACGCCGCCTCTGGAGACGACACTTACACCTTGCCGCTGGAGAATCGCGAGGGAACGGGGTGGCGTGCGATCTGGGACACCGGTGGGGTGGACCGCATCACGGCAGGTGGTGCCACAGCTCCTGTAACCATCGATCTGCGCAACGCGACCCTTGGTGATGACGTCAACGCCGGCGGCTACGTCAGCCGTGCGGAGGATGTGTTCGGTGGTTTCACCATTGCCCACGACTGGTACGGCAGAAATGTCGGCCAGTCTGCCGGGCTTTGTGTGATTGAGATCGCCATCGGTGGCAAGGGAGATGACGTTCTGATTGGCAACAGGGCTGACAATCTGCTCAAGGGCAAGAAAGGCGCTGATGTTCTGGTTGCCGGCGGTGGCGATGGCAACCGGGTCACCGGTGGCAAAGGGAGGGATCAGTTCTGGATTTCAGCCCAACACGGCGCACTGGTGAAGGTGACCGACTTCAACCCTCGCAAGGATCGACTGGTCTTCGATGTTGATGTCAGTGCGGTGACCTTGGATTCAGTTGGGAATGGCAGCCAGGTGTTGATCGACGGTCGGGTGGTGGCGCAACTGCTAGGTGTGAGTGTTAGAAATCTGGATCTTGAACGGCATGCCCTGTTCAGTGGCTTCGAGGGGCTCTAG
- a CDS encoding DUF389 domain-containing protein, translated as MAGTAIAVALVPPVCVMGLMLAAGDYTDARGAGLLYAANLLGILIGEISVLAIREPYFRDKLRRQRRSRLLLLLALSLASWVGFKLYGRYEQHLYALKRDNAKVRIEERIATYLKQRTQTFGSNDSLELENVLFDWPDYWSSNQTPKILLVVRVTNPATPSYKQLQYIQDRINEKLSEQFDGLKMQMKVQRINVSVVSGSEVMDSINIKTILDQAESPEETLQPNPSPPDSHQAEVSSVHQGPEASDLSTTP; from the coding sequence ATGGCTGGCACGGCGATTGCCGTAGCCCTGGTTCCACCGGTCTGCGTGATGGGGCTGATGCTGGCGGCAGGTGACTACACGGACGCGCGCGGTGCCGGGTTGCTCTATGCCGCCAATCTGTTGGGCATTTTGATCGGGGAAATCTCGGTGCTGGCCATCCGGGAGCCCTACTTCCGAGACAAGCTGCGCCGGCAGCGACGGTCCCGATTGCTGCTGTTGCTGGCCCTGAGCCTGGCCAGCTGGGTGGGATTCAAGCTCTACGGCCGCTATGAACAACACCTCTATGCGCTGAAACGAGACAACGCCAAGGTCAGGATCGAAGAGAGAATCGCCACGTACTTAAAGCAACGAACCCAGACCTTCGGCAGCAATGACTCTCTGGAGCTGGAAAACGTCCTATTTGACTGGCCGGATTACTGGAGCAGCAATCAAACCCCGAAGATTCTCCTGGTGGTTCGTGTCACCAACCCAGCAACTCCAAGCTACAAACAACTTCAATACATTCAGGACCGCATCAACGAGAAACTAAGCGAACAATTTGACGGATTAAAAATGCAGATGAAAGTCCAACGCATCAATGTCAGCGTTGTTTCCGGAAGTGAAGTGATGGACAGCATCAATATCAAGACCATTCTCGATCAAGCTGAATCCCCTGAAGAGACGCTTCAACCCAATCCATCACCTCCAGACTCTCACCAAGCTGAGGTGTCAAGCGTCCATCAAGGGCCTGAAGCGTCAGACCTCAGCACCACCCCTTGA
- a CDS encoding DUF389 domain-containing protein encodes MLGLIAQANGLLTVDAFSGEIQSRLSPTLLDLGIALAAGVVATYAKVTLGP; translated from the coding sequence ATGCTTGGGCTGATCGCTCAAGCCAACGGCCTCCTGACCGTGGATGCCTTCTCAGGGGAGATCCAGAGTCGGTTAAGCCCAACGCTCCTGGACCTGGGAATCGCCCTGGCCGCCGGTGTTGTTGCCACCTACGCCAAGGTCACCCTGGGGCCGTGA
- the bsmA gene encoding glycine/sarcosine N-methyltransferase gives MTSTQNHPLQTQDDQQRFGQSPESVRETDHYQQEYIEDFTDRWDRLIDWNARAEAEGDFFIRLLKEHGARSVLDVATGTGFHSIRLLEEGFDVVSADGSPNMLARAFRNARNRDQLLRTSQADWRFLNRDIHGEFDAVICLGNSFTHLFKERDRRKALAEYYAVLKHNGILILDHRNYDRLLEGGSAVRQGKGNVYCGKDVEVGPEHVDEGLARFRYSFSDGGVYHLNMFPLRYGYVRRLMSEVGFQQITSFGDYQRDFENPDFYVHVAEKEYRFDVDTTMH, from the coding sequence ATGACGTCAACGCAGAACCATCCATTGCAAACGCAGGACGATCAGCAGCGTTTTGGACAATCTCCTGAATCGGTTCGCGAGACGGATCACTACCAGCAGGAGTACATCGAAGACTTCACTGATCGCTGGGATCGATTGATCGACTGGAATGCACGGGCTGAAGCGGAGGGTGATTTCTTTATCCGTCTGCTTAAGGAGCACGGTGCTCGTTCGGTGCTCGATGTAGCCACCGGAACTGGTTTTCACTCCATCCGATTGTTGGAGGAAGGATTTGATGTGGTCAGTGCGGATGGCAGCCCCAACATGCTGGCCCGGGCGTTTCGCAATGCTCGTAACAGAGATCAGCTGCTGAGGACATCGCAGGCGGATTGGCGTTTTCTCAACCGTGACATTCACGGTGAGTTTGATGCTGTGATCTGTCTTGGTAATTCATTCACCCACCTGTTCAAGGAGCGGGACCGGCGTAAAGCTCTGGCTGAGTATTACGCCGTGTTGAAGCACAATGGCATCTTGATTCTTGATCACCGCAATTACGACCGGCTGCTGGAGGGTGGATCGGCCGTTCGACAGGGCAAAGGCAATGTCTATTGCGGAAAAGATGTGGAAGTTGGTCCCGAGCATGTAGATGAAGGTTTGGCTCGCTTCCGCTATTCCTTCAGTGATGGTGGGGTCTATCACCTCAACATGTTCCCGTTGCGCTACGGCTACGTCCGCCGTCTGATGTCTGAGGTGGGGTTCCAGCAGATCACCAGCTTTGGTGATTATCAGCGGGACTTTGAAAATCCCGATTTTTATGTTCATGTCGCGGAGAAGGAATATCGCTTCGACGTCGACACCACCATGCACTGA
- a CDS encoding DUF389 domain-containing protein: MTVDQQHLLEEGDRLDELHRNYDGDAKLNESFLVLTLCASLIATLGLLADNAAVVNGAMVVAPWILPLRVAVFAVLIGDWRLLPRSASLWWPAPSSPRCCR, from the coding sequence TTGACCGTCGATCAACAACACCTGCTGGAGGAAGGTGATCGCCTGGATGAGTTGCACCGCAACTACGACGGCGACGCCAAGCTGAATGAGTCCTTTCTGGTGCTCACTCTGTGTGCCAGTTTGATCGCCACCCTCGGCCTTTTGGCCGACAACGCTGCTGTTGTAAATGGAGCCATGGTGGTGGCCCCCTGGATCCTGCCGCTGCGGGTGGCCGTCTTCGCCGTGTTGATCGGTGACTGGCGACTGCTGCCCCGTTCGGCCTCACTCTGGTGGCCGGCGCCCTCGTCACCACGCTGCTGTCGATGA
- the rsmI gene encoding 16S rRNA (cytidine(1402)-2'-O)-methyltransferase yields MQRDEPASGCLYIVGTPIGHLGDLSPRAKAVLAGVTVIACEDTRHSGQLLSSLQASGRKLSFHQHNTRTRVPQLLQALSEGESVAVISDAGLPGISDPGEELAAEARSAGFEVICIPGPCAATTALVSSGLPSGRFCFEGFLPVKGKERRQRLEQISTEPRTTVFYEAPHRLLPLLQSLAEHCGAERPLQVARELTKRHEQQVGPTIAAALEHFQTQRPQGEFTLVLGGCPAQTPSEHDDSELLARLQECIANGASASDAARQLALESGISRRRLYALLHQEPSD; encoded by the coding sequence ATGCAGCGGGACGAGCCAGCCTCCGGATGCCTGTATATCGTGGGCACACCCATCGGTCACCTTGGTGATCTCTCACCGCGAGCCAAGGCGGTCTTAGCTGGGGTGACCGTCATCGCCTGTGAAGACACGCGCCACAGCGGCCAGCTGCTCAGCAGCCTGCAGGCCAGCGGCCGAAAGCTGTCCTTTCATCAGCACAACACCCGCACCCGAGTGCCGCAGCTGCTGCAGGCGCTGAGCGAGGGCGAAAGCGTGGCGGTGATCAGCGACGCCGGACTTCCCGGCATCAGCGACCCCGGCGAAGAACTGGCAGCGGAAGCGCGTAGCGCAGGGTTTGAGGTGATCTGCATCCCTGGCCCCTGCGCCGCTACGACGGCTCTGGTCAGCAGTGGACTGCCCAGTGGCCGCTTCTGCTTCGAGGGATTCCTGCCGGTTAAAGGAAAAGAACGTCGACAGCGCTTGGAGCAGATCTCCACCGAGCCGAGAACCACCGTGTTCTACGAAGCACCGCACCGATTGCTGCCGCTCCTCCAAAGCTTGGCCGAGCACTGTGGTGCCGAGCGCCCTCTGCAGGTGGCGCGGGAACTGACCAAGCGACACGAACAGCAGGTTGGACCAACCATTGCGGCCGCCCTGGAGCACTTTCAGACGCAACGCCCCCAGGGGGAATTCACCCTTGTGCTGGGGGGGTGCCCAGCACAAACACCATCAGAACATGATGACAGTGAACTGCTGGCGCGATTGCAGGAATGCATCGCTAACGGTGCTAGCGCCAGTGATGCAGCTCGGCAGCTCGCCCTGGAGAGCGGCATCAGCCGCCGACGCTTGTATGCATTGCTTCACCAGGAGCCATCAGACTGA